A section of the Nitrospirota bacterium genome encodes:
- a CDS encoding DUF3332 family protein has translation MKGNTLSKRIVATIVVGSFLTVTTGCYGSFNLTRGVYHWNSSIRGSSEVSEKWMKEFVFFGMIIIPVYMFSALLDAFIFNSIQFWTGSNPVKADDAGGDGGTRIVRLGGLTVTMAESDRGTAVTYERNGIVERRAIIETSETGYRLIDETGASLAEAEKGQDGSVTLLDHDCQVVKQWTSDQLVALAGEAKY, from the coding sequence ATGAAGGGAAACACGTTGAGTAAGAGGATTGTCGCGACGATAGTGGTGGGAAGTTTCCTGACGGTCACGACGGGCTGTTACGGATCGTTCAATCTGACCAGAGGGGTCTACCACTGGAACAGCAGCATCAGAGGCAGCAGCGAAGTGAGCGAGAAGTGGATGAAGGAATTCGTCTTCTTCGGCATGATCATCATTCCGGTGTATATGTTCTCAGCGCTGCTCGACGCCTTTATCTTCAATTCCATTCAGTTCTGGACCGGGAGCAATCCCGTCAAGGCCGACGATGCGGGAGGCGATGGAGGGACCCGCATCGTCCGGCTGGGTGGGCTCACTGTGACGATGGCCGAGAGTGATCGAGGCACGGCGGTGACCTATGAACGAAACGGAATCGTCGAACGGCGGGCCATAATCGAAACGAGCGAGACTGGCTATCGTTTGATCGATGAGACCGGAGCCTCGCTCGCGGAGGCGGAAAAGGGACAGGATGGGAGCGTCACTCTCCTCGATCACGACTGCCAGGTGGTCAAACAATGGACCAGTGATCAACTGGTGGCACTGGCGGGAGAGGCCAAGTACTGA
- a CDS encoding RES domain-containing protein has translation MRVWRIIPKLHLSQAFDGEGARQFGGRWNRIGTRVVYTSATLSLAALEFFVNLDRDTEPDQLVAISADIPDDLRIGHIEVSDLPKNWRSYPVPEELQDFGTAWVASASTAMLVVPSAVIPDERNYLLNPAHPDFKRLRLNRPEAFHFDPRMWK, from the coding sequence ATGCGCGTCTGGCGAATCATTCCCAAGCTTCATCTGTCGCAAGCGTTTGATGGCGAGGGGGCTCGACAGTTTGGAGGGCGCTGGAACCGTATCGGTACGCGGGTTGTCTATACTTCTGCGACGTTGTCTCTTGCCGCCCTCGAATTCTTTGTGAACCTGGACCGGGATACGGAGCCCGATCAACTCGTTGCCATCTCCGCCGACATCCCGGATGATTTGCGCATTGGACACATTGAAGTCTCGGACCTTCCGAAGAACTGGCGCAGCTATCCTGTGCCGGAAGAGTTGCAGGATTTTGGAACGGCTTGGGTGGCAAGTGCTTCCACGGCGATGCTGGTCGTCCCATCAGCCGTGATTCCCGATGAGCGCAATTACCTTTTGAACCCCGCCCATCCCGATTTCAAGCGGCTTCGCCTCAACAGGCCCGAGGCATTCCACTTCGATCCACGTATGTGGAAATGA
- a CDS encoding DUF2384 domain-containing protein, translating into MLRTADIVEALGGRKVLRRHISNLNELRQTVDAGLPYASLEAVMVKFGLARGEAASALHLPQRTFARRKKERKLRAGESDRLLRLARLGAQAAYVLGSEEKAARWLRRPNRALGNEVPLELLESDIGARQVEEVLGRIEYGVYS; encoded by the coding sequence ATGCTGCGTACAGCGGACATCGTCGAGGCGCTCGGAGGCCGAAAGGTTTTGAGGCGGCATATCTCGAACTTGAATGAGCTGCGGCAAACCGTGGACGCAGGATTGCCCTATGCGTCGCTCGAAGCGGTGATGGTGAAATTCGGGCTCGCCCGTGGGGAGGCGGCATCTGCCCTGCATTTGCCGCAGCGGACCTTCGCGCGCCGCAAAAAAGAACGCAAGCTTCGTGCCGGCGAATCGGATCGACTGCTCCGGCTTGCCCGTCTTGGCGCGCAGGCTGCGTATGTTTTGGGAAGCGAGGAGAAAGCCGCCAGATGGCTGCGAAGGCCCAACCGTGCCTTGGGCAACGAGGTTCCCTTGGAGCTTCTCGAAAGCGATATCGGGGCCAGGCAGGTCGAGGAAGTCTTGGGGCGAATTGAGTACGGTGTGTATAGTTAG
- a CDS encoding metallophosphoesterase family protein has product MRIGVIADTHGLFDLAVQRHFKGVDHILHAGDIGDRSVIEQLEQIAPVTAVFGNVDDDQCGLPSEAVIKLAGRRIAIRHILYESGKLTKDGRAFLQCEQPDICVFGHTHQAKTGWHGSTFLFNPGSAGPKRFKLPRGLGILTIEDGRIKPALIILGDRVE; this is encoded by the coding sequence ATTCGGATCGGGGTGATCGCCGATACCCATGGATTATTCGACCTGGCAGTTCAACGACATTTCAAAGGCGTCGATCACATTCTCCACGCCGGAGATATCGGTGATCGGTCCGTAATCGAACAGCTGGAGCAGATCGCACCCGTCACCGCTGTTTTTGGCAATGTCGATGACGACCAGTGCGGGCTGCCGTCCGAGGCCGTGATCAAACTGGCTGGTCGCCGGATCGCCATCCGTCACATTCTGTACGAAAGCGGGAAGCTCACGAAGGACGGGCGAGCGTTTCTTCAGTGTGAACAACCGGACATTTGCGTGTTCGGCCATACCCACCAAGCAAAAACAGGCTGGCACGGGTCGACTTTCCTGTTCAACCCTGGTTCTGCGGGGCCGAAGCGATTCAAACTGCCTCGGGGGCTTGGCATCCTCACGATTGAGGACGGTCGTATCAAGCCCGCCCTGATCATACTGGGCGATCGCGTGGAGTGA
- a CDS encoding M48 family metallopeptidase, with protein sequence MSPNALCFGDEFPAAGVPCLVQIEGHGLTVTFEPDTADGHQEPVLFSSLTVSAGGLDHDQLVVKWAGQKGERTLYLKNPDVIRAFRQAAPDHLSHSFAQAAEQVRQVRHRRRLVWSIVGGAILSSVLGLWFGADILVDIAVSRIPVEWEQKLGESAYRDFLSHQEVVKEGPGVAAVEEMTHRLTEQILNNPYKFQVTVVRSDIINAFALPGGFVVVFTGLMKKAESGEEVAGVLSHELNHVLQRHGLERTVKNLGLLTVVAIVFGNQQGLVGMMKQLGLELLTLKFGREQETEADLTGLQLLQRAKIDPSGMIRFFERLSEKDEGRMEWLSTHPMSAARAERLKAELAALPKTSPAPFTFDWKQIQASLGSQPVAAP encoded by the coding sequence ATGAGTCCCAACGCCCTCTGTTTCGGCGACGAGTTTCCCGCTGCCGGCGTGCCATGTCTTGTTCAAATCGAGGGACATGGACTCACCGTCACTTTTGAGCCTGATACTGCCGACGGCCATCAGGAGCCCGTTCTTTTTTCAAGCCTCACTGTCTCGGCAGGGGGCCTGGACCACGACCAACTTGTCGTGAAGTGGGCCGGGCAGAAAGGGGAGCGGACGCTCTATTTAAAGAACCCTGATGTGATTCGCGCATTCCGCCAAGCGGCGCCTGATCATTTGAGTCACTCCTTTGCGCAGGCTGCGGAGCAGGTGCGTCAGGTGCGTCACCGGCGCCGGCTCGTCTGGAGCATAGTTGGCGGGGCAATCCTGTCTTCGGTGCTGGGACTTTGGTTCGGGGCCGATATTTTGGTCGATATCGCCGTGAGCCGGATTCCCGTGGAGTGGGAACAAAAACTTGGCGAATCAGCCTATCGAGATTTTCTCAGCCATCAGGAGGTCGTCAAAGAGGGGCCGGGGGTTGCGGCAGTTGAGGAAATGACCCATCGCCTGACCGAGCAGATTCTGAACAATCCCTACAAGTTTCAAGTGACTGTGGTAAGGAGCGACATCATCAATGCATTCGCTTTACCTGGCGGGTTTGTGGTGGTCTTCACCGGGCTCATGAAAAAGGCGGAGAGCGGTGAAGAAGTGGCGGGTGTGCTGAGCCATGAGTTGAACCACGTGCTGCAGCGGCATGGGCTCGAACGGACCGTCAAAAATCTTGGGCTGTTGACAGTGGTGGCCATTGTGTTCGGCAATCAACAGGGACTCGTCGGAATGATGAAGCAGCTCGGACTTGAACTACTCACGCTCAAGTTCGGCCGGGAGCAGGAGACCGAAGCCGATCTAACGGGATTGCAGCTACTCCAGCGGGCGAAGATCGATCCCTCCGGCATGATCCGGTTTTTCGAACGCCTCTCGGAAAAAGACGAAGGACGGATGGAATGGCTCTCGACACATCCGATGAGCGCCGCCAGGGCCGAACGATTGAAAGCGGAGCTTGCTGCCCTGCCGAAAACATCACCGGCGCCTTTTACGTTTGACTGGAAACAGATACAGGCCTCCCTCGGATCCCAGCCAGTCGCCGCTCCATGA
- a CDS encoding TIGR00266 family protein, translating to MKSEILYPGAFPMVRVELAAGENIKAESGAMVACSPTIDIESKMEGGFLGALSRKFLTGEKFFFQTLRASRGPGEALLAPTVPGEIAILELDGVNEYMVQKDGFLAGADGIVIESQMQSMSRGLLGGEGFFILKISGKGMLVLNSFGAIHKIELKPNQEYIVDNSHLVAWSTTTSYNIEKATSGWVASFTSGEGFVCRFRGPGLVYIQSRNPGSFGAWIRQFIPVSE from the coding sequence ATGAAGTCTGAAATTCTATATCCAGGGGCATTTCCCATGGTGCGGGTGGAATTGGCAGCGGGTGAGAACATCAAAGCTGAGTCGGGCGCGATGGTAGCCTGTTCCCCGACCATCGACATTGAAAGCAAGATGGAAGGTGGTTTTCTTGGAGCCCTGTCTCGAAAGTTCCTGACAGGAGAAAAATTCTTTTTCCAGACCCTACGCGCCAGCCGCGGCCCTGGTGAAGCCTTGCTGGCGCCGACCGTGCCGGGGGAAATTGCCATCTTGGAACTCGATGGTGTGAACGAGTACATGGTGCAAAAAGACGGATTCCTCGCCGGCGCCGACGGGATCGTCATCGAAAGCCAAATGCAGAGCATGAGCCGTGGATTGCTGGGCGGCGAGGGCTTCTTCATTCTGAAAATCAGCGGGAAGGGGATGCTCGTTCTGAACAGCTTCGGGGCCATTCACAAAATCGAACTGAAGCCCAACCAGGAATACATTGTCGACAACAGCCACCTGGTGGCCTGGTCCACGACGACCTCCTACAATATCGAAAAGGCCACCTCCGGTTGGGTGGCCAGCTTCACCTCGGGCGAGGGGTTTGTCTGCCGGTTCCGAGGGCCAGGACTCGTCTATATTCAAAGCCGGAATCCGGGAAGTTTTGGGGCGTGGATACGGCAATTCATCCCAGTAAGTGAGTAG
- a CDS encoding four helix bundle protein — translation MDKPHKKLDLWNTALELAVDLYRATEGFPKDERYSLTDQIRRAALSVPSNVAEGAGRQTRKEFINYLHMAQGSLSELDTQLELAKRLGYVEHDNWLIFDQQVERIDKMLSGLIRHQKANSGKH, via the coding sequence ATGGACAAGCCGCATAAAAAACTAGACCTGTGGAATACAGCTCTGGAACTGGCGGTCGACCTTTATCGTGCTACAGAAGGCTTTCCCAAGGACGAACGCTATAGTCTCACCGACCAAATCCGAAGGGCTGCTTTGAGTGTTCCGAGCAATGTTGCCGAGGGAGCAGGTCGTCAAACCCGAAAAGAGTTCATCAACTACCTACACATGGCGCAAGGGTCGCTGAGCGAATTAGATACTCAACTCGAACTTGCAAAAAGGCTTGGGTACGTTGAGCACGACAATTGGCTGATCTTTGATCAGCAAGTTGAGCGAATTGACAAGATGCTTAGCGGGCTCATTCGTCATCAGAAGGCTAACAGCGGTAAGCACTAA
- a CDS encoding amidohydrolase family protein yields MAPLQHPAWKSLVVQQGKTLRSAVPTQSVSNGEFAPFGQTADQARVEQIAAAIIEQSAARQGLTRRDFLKTTSGVAGALLAMNSVFGRFFDIGEIELFESAAFAEQQGDPYFIFDVQTHYVGSHYDPTEAESHRRGGVSKQALLSLRRRIREAGLNPKLAGDTGTLDDLSWRNFVKEVFLDSETNIGLISTPPGPYPQEAVVPPQEMAHIRDEVNRVAGSQRMLAHGLVTPQLGTADLDFMALQAETLKVEAWKCYTGSCPKGFDRGWWMDDERIAYPMLEQARKLNVKRVCVHKGLPLGPVPDYNHPRDLIKAAKDFPDIDFLVYHSGLKSTANMNEGALRTGEIPWTTEFCRMKQQEPGISNIYMELGSTFGQLVTTQPSACAHLLGQIIQTFGADHVLWGTDSIWYGTPQWQIEAFRRFQIPDQLLDRHRYQPLTRRVKEQIFGLNAARIFGIDVKAKRHEVPKDALGQIRMSYLDEGPEPSHRVYGWVAG; encoded by the coding sequence ATGGCGCCTCTCCAACATCCCGCTTGGAAAAGCCTCGTAGTACAACAAGGCAAAACCCTTCGTTCTGCGGTACCGACTCAGAGCGTCTCAAACGGGGAGTTTGCGCCCTTTGGCCAGACCGCAGACCAAGCTCGCGTTGAACAGATCGCAGCAGCGATAATTGAACAATCCGCCGCACGACAGGGCCTTACCCGCAGAGACTTTCTCAAAACGACGAGCGGAGTGGCCGGTGCGTTGCTGGCGATGAATTCGGTCTTCGGACGGTTCTTCGACATAGGAGAAATCGAGTTATTCGAGTCTGCCGCCTTTGCAGAACAACAGGGAGACCCCTACTTCATCTTTGACGTACAGACCCATTATGTGGGATCTCATTACGACCCCACGGAGGCGGAGAGCCATCGCAGAGGAGGAGTGTCCAAACAGGCATTGCTATCTCTGCGCCGCAGGATCCGCGAAGCGGGACTTAACCCCAAGCTGGCAGGCGATACAGGTACACTTGACGACCTCTCCTGGCGCAACTTTGTGAAAGAAGTCTTTCTCGACAGTGAGACAAATATCGGACTGATCAGTACGCCACCAGGACCCTATCCGCAAGAGGCCGTTGTACCGCCGCAGGAGATGGCGCATATTCGCGATGAGGTGAATCGTGTTGCCGGTTCCCAGCGCATGTTGGCCCATGGACTCGTCACACCACAGCTTGGCACAGCAGATCTCGACTTCATGGCCCTACAGGCGGAAACTCTCAAGGTCGAGGCCTGGAAGTGCTATACCGGATCCTGTCCAAAGGGATTCGATCGGGGCTGGTGGATGGATGATGAGCGGATTGCCTATCCCATGTTGGAGCAGGCACGCAAGCTCAACGTAAAGAGGGTCTGTGTCCACAAGGGATTGCCGCTTGGCCCCGTGCCGGACTACAACCACCCAAGGGATTTGATCAAAGCCGCGAAGGATTTCCCCGACATCGACTTTTTAGTCTATCACTCGGGGCTCAAGAGCACGGCAAATATGAACGAGGGCGCGCTAAGGACGGGCGAGATTCCCTGGACGACCGAGTTTTGCCGCATGAAACAGCAAGAGCCGGGAATCAGCAATATCTATATGGAACTCGGCTCGACCTTCGGCCAGCTTGTGACAACTCAGCCGTCAGCCTGCGCGCATCTGCTGGGGCAGATTATTCAAACATTCGGTGCCGATCATGTGCTATGGGGAACTGACTCGATTTGGTACGGGACGCCGCAATGGCAAATTGAGGCATTCAGACGATTTCAGATTCCCGACCAACTGCTCGACAGGCATCGCTATCAACCTCTCACACGACGGGTGAAGGAGCAGATCTTTGGACTCAACGCGGCCAGAATTTTTGGAATCGATGTGAAGGCAAAACGGCATGAAGTGCCCAAGGATGCGCTAGGCCAAATCAGGATGAGTTACCTCGATGAAGGACCGGAACCGAGTCACCGAGTGTATGGATGGGTAGCGGGGTAG
- the pyrF gene encoding orotidine-5'-phosphate decarboxylase: MSTIIARDRLILALDVPSRDEADRLLNRVQDQIVFVKVGLELYTAAGPEMVQRLIAQGKRVFLDLKFLDIEETVRRATARVAAMGVEFLTVHANRKALAAAVQGRGDSRLKLLAVTVLTNFDSQDLREMGIQRTVQDLVTARALLASEMGCDGVVASGEEPAILRPKVGPRFLIVTPGVRPIGKDVDDHARATTPTQAISAGADYLVVGRPIRDASDPAAAAAAILSEMQVAFDARG; encoded by the coding sequence GTGTCAACCATCATAGCCCGTGACCGTTTAATCTTGGCCCTCGACGTTCCCTCACGCGACGAAGCGGACCGGCTTCTCAATCGCGTGCAGGATCAGATCGTGTTTGTGAAGGTCGGTCTCGAACTCTACACAGCCGCCGGACCGGAGATGGTGCAACGCCTGATCGCACAAGGTAAGCGGGTGTTCCTGGATCTCAAATTTTTAGACATTGAGGAAACAGTTCGTCGAGCCACAGCTCGGGTTGCGGCGATGGGAGTGGAATTCTTGACGGTTCATGCAAACCGGAAAGCGCTGGCTGCAGCCGTCCAAGGCCGTGGAGACTCTCGGCTGAAACTATTGGCGGTGACGGTACTGACCAACTTTGACAGCCAGGATCTCCGTGAGATGGGAATTCAACGGACTGTCCAGGACTTGGTTACCGCGCGCGCCCTGTTGGCGTCCGAGATGGGCTGTGACGGGGTTGTGGCCTCGGGCGAAGAGCCGGCGATCCTCCGCCCCAAAGTCGGTCCACGATTTCTGATCGTCACGCCCGGTGTCCGTCCGATCGGCAAGGATGTCGACGACCACGCGCGAGCCACCACGCCGACCCAGGCAATATCAGCGGGAGCTGACTACCTGGTGGTGGGGCGACCTATCAGGGATGCCTCGGATCCTGCTGCCGCCGCCGCCGCAATCCTCTCAGAGATGCAGGTGGCTTTTGATGCGCGGGGGTGA
- the rpsT gene encoding 30S ribosomal protein S20, with translation MPVVHKSTIRRARQSVKRQARNRATLGALKSLVKKVQAAVAEKKVEDAKVSLRQATSALGKAVTKGVIKPNTASRRIARLTLHVNSLSSSPS, from the coding sequence ATGCCGGTTGTACACAAATCGACGATTCGTCGAGCTCGCCAGTCCGTGAAGCGGCAGGCCCGGAACCGGGCAACGCTGGGTGCCCTCAAGAGCCTCGTCAAGAAAGTCCAAGCGGCGGTGGCCGAAAAGAAAGTCGAGGATGCGAAGGTATCTCTGCGCCAAGCCACGTCGGCCCTCGGCAAGGCTGTGACGAAAGGTGTGATAAAGCCGAACACAGCATCGCGCCGGATTGCCCGTCTTACGCTCCACGTCAATTCCTTGTCGTCCTCCCCTTCGTAA
- the holA gene encoding DNA polymerase III subunit delta, which translates to MGSAISHAQLNAQLAQGTVVPLYAVVGEEDLLRDMALGALKTALLGEGESDFNCDLFYGDDSSGTEIVTCASEVAVFSARRVVVVRAADKLPARECEALLPYLKEPNDTTAMIFAAPKLDGRLKFTQALTRTAVMVDCSPLREAQWLPWLKQEAERVGIRLHEDAIELLKEACGGSLYSVRRELEKLAAYVSPGQAVTAVDVAALRGTEPGASVFDLTLAIGESNRGRVLAILARNLEAGEAPLRILGSLAWQYRRLWKAKEVLQQGGREGEVARTLRMDPSKVRAFLEQFPDLHLHEALRLFLDADAKLKGGSAGRPVRILEDLLLHLCDRMRPNAPPPSSRRGSDAPQPVRARTISNVRTITKGRTTRN; encoded by the coding sequence ATGGGTTCTGCCATTTCTCATGCCCAACTCAACGCACAGCTTGCGCAAGGAACGGTGGTGCCGTTGTATGCGGTGGTCGGTGAAGAAGATTTGCTGCGCGACATGGCTCTGGGTGCGCTGAAGACCGCGCTATTAGGGGAAGGCGAGAGTGATTTCAACTGCGATCTGTTCTATGGGGATGACTCGAGCGGGACAGAAATTGTCACCTGTGCCTCGGAAGTCGCGGTGTTCTCGGCTCGGCGAGTGGTAGTGGTACGGGCAGCAGATAAACTCCCAGCCCGGGAGTGTGAGGCGCTCCTTCCCTATTTGAAGGAGCCGAATGATACCACTGCCATGATTTTCGCTGCACCGAAACTCGATGGACGGCTCAAGTTCACGCAAGCCCTCACACGGACTGCGGTGATGGTTGACTGCTCACCCCTCAGAGAGGCGCAGTGGCTTCCTTGGCTGAAACAGGAGGCTGAAAGGGTCGGGATCAGACTTCATGAGGACGCGATCGAGCTACTGAAAGAAGCCTGTGGCGGCTCACTCTACTCCGTTCGTCGCGAACTGGAAAAGCTGGCTGCGTATGTCTCCCCAGGCCAGGCTGTCACCGCGGTCGATGTCGCCGCCCTTCGGGGAACGGAGCCCGGCGCGTCGGTATTTGATCTGACGTTGGCCATCGGGGAAAGCAATCGTGGGCGGGTGTTGGCGATTCTGGCTAGGAATCTTGAAGCAGGGGAGGCTCCACTGAGAATCCTTGGCTCACTCGCCTGGCAATATCGGAGACTGTGGAAGGCCAAGGAAGTCCTCCAGCAAGGAGGTCGTGAGGGGGAAGTTGCGAGGACCCTGCGCATGGATCCTTCCAAGGTGCGCGCCTTTCTCGAACAGTTCCCTGACCTTCATTTACATGAGGCACTTCGGTTATTTCTGGATGCCGACGCCAAGCTGAAGGGTGGAAGTGCTGGGCGCCCTGTACGAATTCTTGAGGACCTATTGTTGCACTTATGCGATCGTATGAGGCCGAACGCACCCCCACCCTCGTCGAGACGTGGCTCTGATGCACCGCAACCGGTGAGGGCAAGAACGATCTCGAATGTGCGTACGATTACGAAGGGGAGGACGACAAGGAATTGA
- a CDS encoding leucine--tRNA ligase: MSKTYNHQALEEKWQAYWEQHRTFRVAEDQTKPKFYCLDMFPYPSGSGLHVGHLEGYTATDIVSRYKRMKGFNVLHPMGWDAFGLPAEQYAVKTGVHPAITTAQNIETFKRQMKRIGLSYDWEREISTIDPDYYRWTQWIFLKLFERGLAYVAEVPVNWCPALGTVLANEEIIDGKSEVGGFDVVRKPMRQWVLKITAYADRLLEDLKLVEWPASTLEMQKNWIGRSIGAEVEFDLAGATGTVRVYTTRPDTLFGATYMVLAPEHPLVKVVTTAECLTLVTAYCEAASRKSDLQRQELEKEKTGVFTGGYAVNPVNNEPLPIWIADYVLMGYGTGAIMAVPAHDERDWAFAKTYDLPIREVIAGGQVEQAAFVATDKGTVVNSTTPDGSFTIDGLAPSDAIPKITSWLESRGKGRKAVNYRLRDWLFARQRYWGEPFPIVWVDGQALPLPEEQLPVLLPETSNFKPSGSGESPLANLTDWLTTTDPVSGVPARRETNTMPQWAGSCWYYLRFIDPRNQGSLIDPTKERYWMPVDLYIGGSEHAVLHLLYARFWHKILFDIGVVSTPEPFKKLVHQGIVLGEDNQKMSKSRGNVVNPDEMMDHFGADAVRLYEMFMGPLEAVKPWSTRGVEGVTRFLERAWRLMVNEEGHVSSSVVETVPTLEQQRLLHQTIKKVTEDIEALRFNTAISQMMVFTNEMTKAEQRSRGLLEPFVLILAPFAPHLAEELWEVLGHQPSVSQQPWPIFDPTLTVSDRLTIPIQVNGKLRAKLDVETDATREQVEGLALGQIAEWLQGKEPKKIIYVEKKLMNFVV; encoded by the coding sequence ATGAGCAAAACCTACAATCACCAAGCCCTCGAAGAGAAATGGCAGGCCTATTGGGAGCAGCACCGGACTTTCCGTGTGGCGGAAGACCAGACCAAGCCAAAATTCTACTGCCTTGATATGTTCCCCTATCCCTCAGGGTCGGGACTCCATGTGGGTCATTTGGAAGGCTATACTGCGACAGACATCGTGTCCCGCTACAAGCGGATGAAGGGATTCAACGTGCTGCACCCGATGGGGTGGGACGCGTTCGGACTGCCAGCAGAGCAATACGCCGTAAAGACCGGGGTCCATCCTGCCATCACGACAGCCCAGAACATCGAGACGTTCAAACGCCAGATGAAACGTATCGGCCTTTCTTACGACTGGGAGCGTGAGATCAGCACCATCGATCCCGATTATTATCGCTGGACTCAGTGGATCTTCTTGAAATTGTTCGAACGGGGGCTGGCCTACGTGGCGGAAGTGCCGGTGAATTGGTGTCCGGCACTGGGGACGGTGCTCGCAAATGAAGAAATCATCGATGGCAAGAGTGAAGTCGGTGGGTTCGATGTGGTCCGCAAGCCAATGCGTCAATGGGTATTGAAAATCACGGCCTATGCCGACCGACTCCTCGAAGATTTGAAGCTGGTCGAATGGCCTGCCAGCACGCTGGAAATGCAGAAAAATTGGATCGGCCGATCAATCGGGGCAGAAGTCGAGTTCGATTTGGCTGGCGCCACCGGAACAGTTCGGGTCTATACGACAAGGCCCGATACCCTATTCGGTGCAACCTATATGGTGTTGGCACCAGAACATCCGTTAGTGAAGGTCGTCACGACTGCCGAATGTCTCACCCTGGTCACCGCCTACTGCGAGGCGGCGTCCAGAAAAAGCGATCTCCAACGGCAGGAACTCGAAAAGGAAAAGACCGGGGTCTTCACCGGCGGGTATGCGGTGAATCCGGTGAACAATGAGCCGCTACCCATTTGGATTGCCGACTATGTATTAATGGGCTATGGGACCGGGGCCATCATGGCTGTACCAGCGCACGACGAGCGCGACTGGGCCTTTGCAAAAACCTATGATCTGCCGATCCGTGAAGTCATCGCCGGCGGTCAGGTAGAACAGGCGGCCTTTGTCGCAACCGACAAGGGGACTGTCGTCAACTCCACAACGCCGGATGGAAGCTTTACCATCGATGGACTGGCGCCGAGTGACGCGATCCCGAAAATTACGTCCTGGTTAGAGTCACGTGGGAAGGGCCGCAAGGCAGTAAACTACAGGTTACGGGATTGGCTCTTTGCCCGTCAGCGGTATTGGGGCGAACCCTTTCCGATTGTGTGGGTAGATGGCCAAGCCCTTCCGCTTCCGGAAGAGCAGCTGCCGGTGCTATTACCCGAAACCAGCAATTTCAAACCGTCCGGAAGCGGCGAAAGTCCGCTTGCAAATCTCACCGACTGGCTGACGACCACTGACCCGGTCAGCGGGGTGCCGGCACGTCGCGAAACCAACACCATGCCTCAGTGGGCCGGCTCCTGCTGGTACTACCTCCGATTTATCGATCCGAGGAATCAAGGTTCGTTGATCGATCCGACCAAAGAACGCTATTGGATGCCGGTGGATCTCTACATCGGCGGGAGCGAACATGCAGTGTTGCATTTGCTCTATGCGCGGTTTTGGCACAAGATTTTGTTCGACATCGGGGTGGTCAGTACACCGGAGCCGTTCAAGAAATTGGTGCATCAGGGGATCGTGCTGGGAGAAGACAACCAGAAGATGTCGAAATCACGCGGCAACGTAGTCAATCCAGACGAGATGATGGATCACTTTGGAGCCGACGCGGTGCGGCTCTATGAAATGTTCATGGGCCCGCTGGAAGCCGTGAAGCCCTGGAGTACGAGGGGCGTAGAAGGAGTGACACGGTTTCTCGAACGGGCCTGGCGGCTCATGGTGAATGAAGAGGGGCATGTCTCAAGTAGTGTGGTGGAGACAGTTCCTACCCTCGAACAGCAACGGTTGCTCCATCAGACGATCAAAAAGGTGACGGAGGATATAGAAGCGTTGCGGTTCAATACCGCCATCTCCCAGATGATGGTATTTACCAATGAGATGACGAAGGCCGAGCAGCGTTCCCGTGGCTTGCTCGAACCATTCGTCTTGATCCTGGCGCCTTTCGCCCCCCACCTGGCGGAAGAATTATGGGAAGTGCTCGGTCACCAACCAAGCGTTTCTCAGCAACCTTGGCCGATCTTCGATCCAACCCTGACGGTAAGTGATCGGTTGACCATTCCGATCCAGGTGAATGGAAAGTTGCGGGCCAAACTCGACGTGGAGACCGATGCGACGAGGGAGCAGGTCGAAGGGCTGGCTCTCGGGCAGATTGCGGAGTGGCTGCAGGGCAAAGAACCGAAAAAGATTATCTATGTCGAAAAAAAACTGATGAACTTCGTCGTTTAG